A single genomic interval of Plantibacter sp. Leaf314 harbors:
- a CDS encoding iron chelate uptake ABC transporter family permease subunit, which yields MRRRGLVMGVLGALIVAVFLVSLMVGNTLYTPVDVVRVILGEDVAGAGFTVGRLRLPRAVLAVIAGASFGLAGVTFQTMLRNPLASPDIIGISAGSSAAAAFAIVTLSLGATAVSVFAIVVGLAVAVLVYLLSYRSGVAGTRLILIGIGIAAMLDSVTAYILSRAAQWDLQEATRWLTGSLNGTNWAQVWPVVAALFVLGPVLLGQSRNLAATQLGDDTAAALGVRVDRTRLIVIVAAVGLIAFATAASGPIAFVAFLSGPIASRIVGRGGSMLVPAALVGALLVLVADLAGQYLLGTRYPVGVVTGVLGAPFLIWLIIRTNRSGGSL from the coding sequence ATGCGGCGCCGAGGTCTCGTCATGGGCGTGCTCGGAGCGCTCATCGTCGCCGTGTTCCTCGTCTCCCTCATGGTCGGGAACACGCTCTACACACCGGTGGACGTCGTCCGCGTCATCCTCGGCGAAGACGTCGCCGGCGCGGGCTTCACCGTCGGTCGGCTCCGCCTCCCCCGAGCCGTCCTCGCGGTCATCGCCGGCGCCTCCTTCGGTCTCGCGGGGGTCACCTTCCAGACGATGCTCCGGAACCCGCTCGCGAGTCCCGACATCATCGGGATCAGCGCCGGATCGAGCGCCGCGGCGGCGTTCGCCATCGTCACCCTCTCGCTCGGCGCGACCGCGGTCTCCGTCTTCGCGATCGTCGTGGGCCTGGCCGTCGCCGTCCTCGTCTACCTGCTGTCGTACCGCAGCGGGGTGGCGGGCACGCGCCTCATCCTCATCGGGATCGGCATCGCGGCCATGCTCGACAGCGTCACCGCCTACATCCTGTCCCGTGCCGCCCAGTGGGACCTCCAGGAGGCGACCCGCTGGCTGACCGGGAGCCTCAACGGCACCAACTGGGCCCAGGTCTGGCCGGTCGTCGCGGCCCTGTTCGTGCTCGGACCGGTCCTCCTCGGCCAGTCGAGGAACCTCGCCGCGACCCAGCTGGGCGACGACACCGCCGCCGCCCTGGGGGTCCGGGTGGACCGCACGCGGTTGATCGTCATCGTGGCCGCCGTCGGCCTGATCGCGTTCGCGACCGCCGCCTCCGGTCCGATCGCGTTCGTCGCGTTCCTGTCCGGCCCCATCGCGTCCCGCATCGTCGGTCGCGGCGGCTCGATGCTCGTCCCCGCCGCCCTGGTCGGCGCGCTCCTCGTGCTGGTCGCCGACCTGGCCGGACAGTACCTGCTCGGTACCCGCTACCCGGTCGGCGTCGTGACCGGCGTCCTCGGCGCCCCGTTCCTCATCTGGCTCATCATCCGCACGAACCGCTCCGGAGGCTCGCTGTGA
- a CDS encoding iron ABC transporter permease, with protein sequence MTGTATPPASGVAVVRRPRRVRGLWLLVAALVLVAAMLCSVTIGSRDVEWSAVLGAFAGGVDGFDQAAVAKRIPRTLLAVVAGAALGVSGAVMQGVTRNPLADPGILGINLGASLAVVTGLAYFGLAAASTTIWVAIIGAAASAVFVYTVGSLGRGGATPLKLALAGAATSAALASFITAVVLPRGDIASSVRSWQIGGVGGGTFVQIEQVLPFLIVGLVICLLSARGLNSLALGDDLAAGLGERVAVARGAAALGSVVLCGAATAVTGPIGFVGLVVPHACRLVVGVDHRWLLPFSAVIGAVLLTVADVLGRVVARPSEIDVGIITALIGAPIFIAIVRRQKVSAL encoded by the coding sequence ATCACCGGCACCGCCACCCCACCCGCCTCGGGTGTCGCCGTCGTGCGACGCCCGAGGCGGGTTCGCGGGCTCTGGCTCCTCGTCGCAGCCCTCGTCCTCGTCGCGGCCATGCTCTGCTCCGTCACCATCGGATCTCGGGACGTCGAGTGGTCGGCCGTCCTCGGCGCCTTCGCGGGCGGTGTCGACGGCTTCGACCAGGCCGCGGTGGCCAAGCGCATCCCCCGGACCCTCCTCGCCGTCGTCGCCGGCGCGGCCCTCGGCGTCTCGGGGGCCGTCATGCAGGGCGTCACCCGGAACCCCCTGGCCGACCCCGGCATCCTCGGCATCAACCTCGGCGCCTCGCTCGCGGTCGTCACCGGCCTCGCCTACTTCGGACTCGCCGCGGCGAGCACCACCATCTGGGTGGCCATCATCGGCGCCGCCGCCTCCGCCGTCTTCGTCTACACCGTCGGTTCGCTGGGCCGCGGCGGGGCCACCCCGCTGAAACTCGCCCTGGCCGGCGCCGCGACGTCCGCCGCGCTCGCCTCGTTCATCACCGCGGTCGTCCTTCCCCGCGGCGACATCGCGAGCAGCGTGCGGTCCTGGCAGATCGGCGGCGTCGGCGGTGGCACCTTCGTACAGATCGAACAGGTGCTGCCGTTCCTGATCGTCGGCCTCGTCATCTGCCTCCTGTCCGCGCGCGGCCTGAACTCGCTCGCCCTCGGTGACGACCTCGCGGCCGGTCTCGGTGAGCGCGTCGCGGTCGCTCGTGGAGCCGCGGCACTCGGGTCCGTCGTCCTGTGCGGCGCGGCCACCGCCGTCACCGGCCCCATCGGTTTCGTCGGGCTCGTCGTGCCGCACGCCTGTCGGCTCGTCGTCGGCGTCGACCACCGGTGGTTGCTCCCGTTCTCAGCCGTGATCGGCGCCGTCCTCCTCACCGTCGCCGACGTGCTCGGCCGGGTCGTCGCCCGCCCCTCCGAGATCGACGTCGGCATCATCACGGCGCTCATCGGGGCGCCGATCTTCATCGCGATCGTGCGCCGGCAGAAGGTGAGCGCCCTGTGA
- a CDS encoding iron-siderophore ABC transporter substrate-binding protein, translating to MQRAPRLVALSAAAFLTVGLAACSSSSAEEAAGGDAGFTPITIEHALGTTTIDAKPERVATVNWANHEVPLALGVVPVGMAAANFGDDDGDGLLPWVEEKLESLDAETPVLFDETDGIDFEAVADTNPDVILAAYSGLTQEDYDTLSEIAPVVAYPETAWGTSWRDTILFNSEAMGMADEGEALVTELEGEITEAAKAYPQLEGKTAMFLTHVDTSDLSEVSYYTTHDTRTAFFEDLGLAFPESVATASAETELFSLTQSAEQADAFSDVDIIVTYGGDELIAALEADPLLSQMPAVANGAIVALPGTSPLGTAANPTPLSISWILGDYLELLAQAADKAA from the coding sequence ATGCAGCGCGCACCACGTCTCGTCGCCCTCTCCGCGGCGGCGTTCCTCACCGTCGGCCTCGCGGCCTGCTCCTCGTCGTCAGCAGAAGAGGCGGCCGGCGGCGACGCCGGCTTCACGCCGATCACGATCGAGCACGCCCTCGGCACGACGACGATCGACGCCAAGCCCGAGCGCGTGGCCACCGTCAACTGGGCGAACCACGAGGTGCCCCTCGCCCTCGGCGTCGTCCCCGTCGGGATGGCCGCCGCCAACTTCGGTGACGACGACGGCGACGGCCTGCTCCCCTGGGTCGAGGAGAAGCTCGAATCCCTCGACGCCGAGACCCCCGTCCTCTTCGACGAGACCGACGGCATCGACTTCGAGGCGGTCGCCGACACGAACCCGGACGTCATCCTCGCCGCGTACTCCGGCCTCACGCAGGAGGACTACGACACGCTCAGCGAGATCGCGCCCGTCGTCGCGTACCCGGAGACCGCCTGGGGCACGTCCTGGCGCGACACCATCCTTTTCAACAGTGAGGCGATGGGCATGGCCGACGAAGGCGAAGCGCTCGTCACCGAGTTGGAGGGCGAGATCACCGAGGCCGCGAAGGCGTACCCGCAGCTCGAGGGCAAGACCGCGATGTTCCTCACCCACGTCGACACGAGCGACCTCAGCGAGGTCAGCTACTACACGACGCACGACACGCGCACCGCGTTCTTCGAGGACCTCGGCCTCGCGTTCCCGGAGAGCGTCGCGACGGCCTCCGCCGAGACCGAGCTGTTCTCCCTCACCCAGAGCGCTGAGCAGGCGGACGCCTTCAGTGACGTCGACATCATCGTGACCTACGGTGGCGACGAGCTCATCGCGGCGCTCGAGGCCGACCCGCTGCTCTCGCAGATGCCCGCCGTCGCGAACGGCGCGATCGTCGCGCTCCCCGGCACCAGCCCCCTCGGCACCGCCGCGAACCCGACGCCGCTCTCGATCTCCTGGATCCTCGGCGACTACCTCGAGCTGCTCGCGCAGGCGGCAGACAAGGCGGCGTGA
- a CDS encoding AraC family transcriptional regulator, translating into MSAPTALDPWEQSVDVRADTGPVRRRLPLYEAGAIPVPFVIRGNTERIARDTHWDEHSHPTHELLWNDHGASTATVGDRVWTVTPHHALWIPAGVRHTGWTPAGTWQRAAMFSVDQVPAISELPTAVELTPLLRLLLDRLSAAGLDDRARATTEATILDVLEPAEHELLLRLPRSALLAPIVERLRASPSDGTSLAEWATFLGVSTRTVTRTFESETGLGFARWVAAARVQHAITRLIAGDGIDEVAAAVGYRSTTAFGTAFRRVTGTSPGRFRAG; encoded by the coding sequence GTGTCCGCCCCCACCGCCCTCGACCCGTGGGAGCAGTCCGTCGACGTCCGGGCGGACACCGGACCGGTACGCCGTCGACTCCCGCTCTACGAGGCGGGAGCGATCCCCGTGCCGTTCGTCATCCGTGGGAACACCGAGCGGATCGCACGCGACACCCATTGGGACGAACACTCGCACCCCACGCACGAGCTCCTGTGGAACGACCACGGCGCGTCCACCGCCACCGTCGGCGACCGTGTCTGGACCGTGACCCCGCATCACGCGCTCTGGATCCCGGCCGGCGTGCGCCATACCGGCTGGACGCCGGCCGGCACCTGGCAGCGGGCCGCGATGTTCAGTGTGGATCAGGTGCCCGCCATCTCCGAGCTGCCGACGGCGGTCGAGCTCACCCCGTTGCTCCGGCTCCTGCTCGACCGCCTGAGCGCGGCCGGGCTCGACGATCGCGCCAGGGCCACCACCGAGGCGACCATCCTGGACGTCCTCGAACCCGCCGAGCACGAGCTGCTCCTGCGCCTCCCCCGGTCAGCGCTCCTCGCGCCGATCGTCGAGCGCCTCCGCGCGAGTCCGTCCGACGGGACCTCCCTCGCGGAATGGGCGACATTCCTCGGCGTGAGCACCCGGACGGTGACCCGGACGTTCGAGTCGGAGACGGGACTCGGGTTCGCGCGCTGGGTCGCCGCTGCCCGGGTGCAGCACGCGATCACGCGTCTCATCGCCGGTGACGGCATCGACGAGGTGGCGGCGGCTGTCGGGTACCGCTCGACCACGGCGTTCGGCACGGCGTTCCGCCGGGTCACCGGGACGAGTCCAGGACGCTTCCGCGCGGGCTGA
- a CDS encoding response regulator transcription factor, which produces MRILVVDDEVRLAEGVRRGLEAEGFAVDVAANGVDGLWMAGEHRYDAIILDIMMPGMSGYRVCQQLRDAGDWTPILMLTAKDGDWDQVEALDTGADDFLSKPFSFAVLVARIRSLVRRGSRERPAVLEVGELRLDPASKQVHRGDVPIDLTSREFAVLEFLMRRGGEVVSKREVLQNVWDDDFEGDPNIVEVYVGHLRNKVDRPFERASLETVRGFGYRLVGGRG; this is translated from the coding sequence ATGCGGATACTCGTCGTCGACGATGAGGTACGTCTCGCCGAGGGCGTCAGGAGGGGCCTCGAGGCCGAGGGCTTCGCCGTCGACGTCGCCGCGAACGGGGTCGACGGACTCTGGATGGCCGGCGAACACCGGTACGACGCGATCATCCTCGACATCATGATGCCCGGCATGAGCGGGTACCGCGTCTGCCAGCAGCTCCGCGACGCGGGGGACTGGACGCCGATCCTCATGCTCACCGCGAAGGATGGCGACTGGGACCAGGTCGAGGCCCTCGACACCGGCGCCGACGACTTCCTGAGCAAGCCGTTCTCGTTCGCCGTGCTCGTGGCCCGGATCCGGTCGCTCGTCCGGCGGGGGTCCCGCGAGCGCCCGGCGGTCCTCGAGGTCGGCGAGCTCCGGCTCGATCCCGCATCCAAGCAGGTCCACCGCGGTGATGTCCCGATCGATCTCACCTCCCGCGAGTTCGCCGTCCTCGAGTTCCTCATGCGGCGCGGCGGCGAGGTCGTGTCGAAGCGCGAGGTCCTGCAGAACGTCTGGGACGACGACTTCGAGGGCGATCCCAACATCGTCGAGGTCTACGTCGGTCACCTGCGGAACAAGGTGGACCGGCCGTTCGAGCGGGCGTCGCTCGAGACCGTGCGCGGCTTCGGATACCGACTCGTGGGCGGCCGTGGCTGA